A segment of the Mastacembelus armatus chromosome 7, fMasArm1.2, whole genome shotgun sequence genome:
TGTATGTGGATGGGCACAAGGCGGCGCTCCACCTCTCGTCTCCCTATAGTTGTGGGACTGGCAGGAGTATCTGCATATGCACGCTGGACAGGTCTCCCTGCTGTACCCTTGATGGGCTTCCGACAAGTGGCACTGAAATTCAAAAAGGATATATGTGCTGATAGACCAATCACAAAATTCTTACCATGGGTAAGACATCACTGTGATATGGAATACACACAGaagatgtatgtgtttgtatgaatgCTGTACATGTGTTCCCCACCACCATCTCAAATTCCTGTAAATGTCTTGTACTTCAGTAAATTATCATCctacaaaaactgaagtgtaTCTAATTTGTGCATGGAAAAAGTTTGTACAGCACTTACTAGGTCCTTCTTTGTATTGCTTCAGTGTCTGGAATAATGTCCTTGAAAGTACCTTTCATAGGCTCCTGGGGAAgctagaaaagaaacagaaaatgctcacaaaaccagagaaaacagaaaacgtCCCAGACAGCACAAAGACAGCAATTCAGACAGTAATTAAGGGAAAGGTGACCATTAATATAATGTGCAGTAATCTGACACATAGAGTCAAAATATTAAGATACAGCAACCATTATGCTTATCATTTGTAATATTCTGGCTTGGGTTGACAAATGGAAGTATCTACACCAAACCTAGTTCATTAATCTAGACATCACTGTGATATGGAATACACACAGAAGATGTATGTGCCTTCATTTTCCCTTTATAAGGTGAAGCCCTGGGAGTGTAGTACAGGGACTGGTCCTTCCTGTTGTACTCAACAACTTGCTTGTCCAGCTAAGGAAAACATCAGCAGATGTAACATATCATGACAAAGGATTTCTGTAGATTGAATTTCCTCCTGCCTACAATGAACCTCTTTAACCACCACCAAAGTTTGAGCTTAAAGTGTGACTGAAAAAAGTGAGCATTACTGACCCTGTTGAACCGTGAGCAACGTTCCTGCACATTGCTCCCATATGACTTTCTCTCAGTGTTTGTGCTAGGAGAGAATGACTTCCAACACTCCATCTGTTGTTTAGAGTGACAATGTACACTACTAAGTGATTACCCCgaaagcaaagaaatgaaataaggCCATAATTAATGATGTGTAATGTGGGTTTGAAAACATAGGCAGAATTAACTTTCCTCCTCAACCATTTGAGTGATGCTGAAGGCTTGAGAGGAAAATGACGAGCAACCATTGGCAGTAACAGATGGAGATCCTGATGGAACCTGTATGCATTGGTATTATTGTCATGTTAAAAGTGATACAAACATGTATCAGTTATGACCCAATCTATTCACCAGTGAGATACTAATGACAAtcacaaaaaagtgaaaaacaaccTAAGCACCCCATATAAGTGAAATAAGACCAGCCTACCACTGATCTTAATCCTGAGCACTGATCAGCAGAAGATGATTTTGTAATTCCTACAGGAATCTGTGAGCAGTGGGACTGACTCTGCTCTGATGATTTTACCACTTTCCCTGAATTCCACTTAAAACCAGGGTTCATGCTTCTACAAGTAGGAATATGCtaaaaaaaggcagaaataagaagaaaaaaaaaacagcttagaATTCATGTTTATGGAAATTTGTGCAAACACTCTTATTATCTGCTGTATTTACCAGTCTTGATGAAGGTAAAAAGCACTGTGGGTAAACAAAATCATCattctgaaaaggaaaaacaacaacaaaaccactAACATTCAAAATGCAAGCACTTGTTCCAAAGAATGTTAAACCCTTATTGTAATCTGTAACCACTAAGTGGCACTGTAGGGAAGAGATGTTTCAGTACAGTCAGTGATTGTGCATTAAGCACTGTAATGCTTTTAGCTCAATAGACCATCACAGATGGTGCTAGTTCACAAATTTCATACAATTCAAGAGATGatgttcattaaaaaagaaactcaaTCTTTAAATCTAAAATGTCAGGGATTTTAAGATTTTTCTCACCTGGTTACTTTCTTGCTGGGTCTGATGTGACTCTtcaagtgttttttgttgtttttcagaatcTGTACAAATTACAGGAAAACAATACGAAGCATATGACTTACAGGATACAGCCTATGAAAGTGCAGAactgggcaaaaaaaaaaaaaaatctaaagcatTTGAGGCCATACCTGagtcagcatcatcatcatcatcttgcccattttcctcctcttcttttctgtcagaGTACAGcacctctttctctgctccACTAAATCTGACTTGTCTATCAGACTGAAGCAGTCTCCTGAGCTTCTTCTCATGCACGGCCCTGGTAGAGGCTAACACAGAACAAATATTACAGcagtatgtttttttaagaCCAGAGCATACAGAAGACGTATATACACGTCCTTACAAAATTGAATTTAGCATGACAGAAACATTATTTCTGCAGTGAAAATCAATTTAGAGACAGAATTAAGTGCAAACTCACCAACTATGGGTCCAGCTTTAAACCCGTATTTGTGCAGCGTGGCTTTCAGGTCGTCGTCAGTCAAAGCAGTGACATCGGGCATCTCTGCTTCCTCTGGATTCTCCTCCTTGTCGTCATGAAACAGAATTTTTCTGAGATTACTGAATACTATTAAAGACATGACAAGAATGCTCACAATGCATTTGAAGGTCATCTAATCATAGTGTAAAGATACTTTCATAGTTACCTATTGTAATACCAAATCAACCACAGAAAAACTTTCAGTGAGAGATATGTGCTAGACCTCATTCAGTGTATCAAAGTGCATGTTTTATCATCACATTTTGGTTTACTGGTATAGACCTGTGATAAGTGATTTTGACCTCTTCAGTCATAAAACAAAGTATTGTAACATTAAGATAGTATCATTACAGTCACAAATGCTATACAGTTACACAAATGCTCTCATCTGGAAAATACTCAGTATTGTATGGGCagcaaattaatttaattatcgAATAATCAGCTAATTACTTTCTCAATTAATTGTTCAGTctacaaaatgttaaattttagggaaaaaaaatctgaagctTCTTAGAGCACAGGGTAAGATCTTTAAATTGCTCATTTTTCTTCACCACCTTTGTctggaaaaaagacaaatgaattCATTCTCAATACATCTGCAGATCGACTTTCTTTTTTGTCCAATGGTTGTTTACTTGGCCAAAAGTATCACCTCTAAATGTCAGTATTGAATCTAGAGTGCAAATATTACAGAGGTTTCTAAACCTGAAACCGCAACTTCACCGTGCAGTTGATGCCACAGTACAGGGAGTTTTGTCCAAACAAGCTTTATACCCCACAACACAGCACCAAAAcctaaaaattatttaaatgacaGTTCTGTTTCTGGCCAACATAAAGGAGTGTGGcaagcacatgcacaaaaatgGCAGCTGTCAACTACAGTAACATCTGGTGGTCAAGGACCCAAGTGTGCCACAGAGAGGACTGCAGTAACCCAGATCTGCCACTCCTCCTATCCACAGCACTTCTGAAGTATTTACAGCGTACTTGAGTATAACAGTTTAATACTATTGTAAACATGTGATGATCTGGATTTCGGAAGAtttgttaaatttatttttgaagtACTCCTTACTTCTCCAACCGACACTTTAGATTAGACTCTTATGTTAAAAAACttatataaaatacagtatgttaaagATTAACCAGTAATTCACAACCATTTTGGTCCATggtccttttctctctcattcattattaaattcaattcaattttatttgtacagtgccaaatcacaatacaaaccatctcaaggcactttacaaaaaaaagacaaacaaccttttTCTGTAGCCCTTCGGAGTTGGCCAGATCCTTATAAAATTATTAACCATCTAAGAGAAACCTAATCGCTTTTCTGGAGATACTACATTTTGGGGAAAATACTTTGATACTTTCATTAATTTTTGATGTAAAGAATACTTTGATGACTTCTTTCACTGTGCAATGGTGATAACTACTTTAATTGAGCTTGTCGCTACAAATTACACCGGTAACACAGTACTGGCAATCTTAAAATAGCATTGCACCAAACAGAACGTGTTTTACTCCAAAGAAATCAAGTAttgtatatattaaaaaaaaaaaaaaaaaaacacggtGCAAAGCACCACAAGGTTGAAAACTCACTGTAACATCTTGCGCTGGAGCCTCCTCATCGCCAGAAAGACCCGCAGAGGTTTTCTGATCGACGTGTTTTAAGTGCAGCTTCACATAAACCTCCTTTTTGCTCTTAGCAGGCGGCAGCGTGACCCCATGGGCGACTAAGTCTGACTTCAGCCTGGATTTGGAGAGAGAAGCGGGGTGCTCGGACAGCGGCATTCCACAAGGACACGACGAAACAGTTCAAAACTAGTTCATCTGAAGTGCTATTGTTTCCATGAGTAGAAACCCGTGTTCTTATATTAGCTGCTGAGAAACCCTCTCCTGTGGTCTGTGAAAAAACTGAGGCAGCTGCACTTGATGACCTGATTGACAGCGAGTAGCTGTAGTTAGTAAGATAAACATACAAGCACAGCTGAATAACAGCGTGATATATATTAGCTAACGCTGGAGTTTATTACGCTTAGATGAAACCTTACACATTGTGAtgataaactaaaataaaactctaATAAGGCAGGTGAGGCTTTGGTTTAGCTCGTAACAGTGGGGATCTACGGAGAGCGGTAAAGCCCAAAACTGCCAttttccgttttttttttttttttttttttttttttttaagaaaaatgacGTCTACCGTGGCAGTAAAACGATATTTTGCCTCTCTTGGAAATGAATTAAAACTAGGGGGCAGTGTTTTTTTATCGCTATTAACTAGCGAGTTATTTGTTATGGTCTTTAAAGGATTCAATCATTTTCTAACATTATATTAAGCGTGTTTTGAATGGGTAGGAGTATTGTCAAGGATATTTGAATGTTACAAATATTGCACCACtgtcagcatttatttttttga
Coding sequences within it:
- the lemd1 gene encoding LEM domain-containing protein 1, with amino-acid sequence MPLSEHPASLSKSRLKSDLVAHGVTLPPAKSKKEVYVKLHLKHVDQKTSAGLSGDEEAPAQDVTEENPEEAEMPDVTALTDDDLKATLHKYGFKAGPIVASTRAVHEKKLRRLLQSDRQVRFSGAEKEVLYSDRKEEEENGQDDDDDADSDSEKQQKTLEESHQTQQESNQLPQEPMKGTFKDIIPDTEAIQRRTYATCRKPIKGTAGRPVQRAYADTPASPTTIGRREVERRLVPIHIQILVFFIVACLFYLINVCVEDNSLSPLVALLDSLTQGVDSDERALIQSNTQDTPVLSRQV